In Pseudonocardia sp. C8, one genomic interval encodes:
- a CDS encoding VWA domain-containing protein, protein MTSSTERTEADTLLTGLVGFTEVLRAAGVPVTSDRTAAFLEAADALDVTDRDQAYWAGRLTLCADPDDVARYDLAFPAWFEPSQARRATNRDERPPAPPKLAALVPGREGTGDDDSDDGPQIKAAATGTEILRSRDLGELSPAEREHLRRLMTLLRPEPPTRASRRKHRHRRGDPDRQRTLRAALRNQGELFSIKRRDASRRPRKVVLLIDVSGSMEPYADALMRFAHVFVRRAPRSVEAFTLGTRLTRITRELRQRDAERALGAAGKAIPDWSGGTRLGEVLKAFVDRWGRRGAARRAVVVIFSDGWERGGTELLGEQVEQLSRLAHRLIWVNPHAGKAGYAPVQGGIVAALPHLDDLLAGHSLDTLEKLLKVVRHA, encoded by the coding sequence ATGACCAGCAGTACGGAACGCACCGAGGCCGACACCCTGCTCACCGGGCTCGTCGGCTTCACCGAGGTGCTCCGCGCCGCCGGGGTGCCGGTGACCAGCGACCGGACCGCCGCGTTCCTGGAGGCGGCCGACGCCCTCGACGTGACCGACCGCGACCAGGCGTACTGGGCGGGGCGGCTGACCCTGTGCGCGGACCCGGACGACGTCGCCCGCTACGACCTGGCGTTCCCGGCCTGGTTCGAGCCGTCGCAAGCCCGCCGGGCGACCAACCGGGACGAGCGGCCGCCCGCCCCGCCGAAGCTCGCCGCGCTCGTCCCCGGGCGCGAGGGCACCGGCGACGACGACTCCGACGACGGCCCGCAGATCAAGGCCGCCGCCACCGGCACCGAGATCCTGCGCAGCCGCGATCTCGGCGAGCTGAGCCCGGCCGAACGCGAGCACCTGCGCCGGCTGATGACGCTGCTGCGGCCGGAGCCGCCGACCCGGGCGTCGCGCCGCAAGCACCGGCACCGCCGCGGCGATCCGGACCGGCAGCGGACCCTGCGTGCGGCGCTGCGCAACCAGGGCGAGCTGTTCTCGATCAAGCGCCGGGACGCGTCCCGGCGGCCGCGCAAGGTCGTCCTGCTGATCGACGTGTCCGGCTCGATGGAGCCCTACGCCGATGCGCTCATGCGGTTCGCGCACGTGTTCGTGCGCCGCGCGCCCCGGTCGGTGGAGGCGTTCACCCTCGGCACCCGGCTCACCCGGATCACCCGGGAGCTGCGCCAGCGCGACGCCGAACGCGCACTCGGTGCGGCCGGGAAGGCGATCCCCGACTGGTCCGGCGGGACCCGGCTCGGCGAGGTGCTGAAGGCGTTCGTCGACCGCTGGGGCCGGCGCGGCGCCGCCCGCCGCGCGGTGGTCGTGATCTTCTCCGACGGCTGGGAGCGCGGCGGGACCGAGCTGCTCGGCGAGCAGGTGGAACAGCTGTCCCGGCTGGCCCACCGGCTGATCTGGGTGAACCCGCACGCGGGCAAGGCCGGCTACGCCCCGGTCCAGGGCGGAATAGTCGCGGCGCTCCCGCACTTGGACGATCTGCTGGCCGGGCACAGCCTGGACACCCTGGAGAAGCTGCTGAAAGTGGTGCGACATGCGTGA
- a CDS encoding molybdenum cofactor biosynthesis protein MoaE, giving the protein MTSAANALVLRAAVGEEPLDVDEHARLVEHPAAGAVVTFAGVVRDHDGGKSVHGLEYSAHPTAGRIVAEVAEQVAAGSPGVRALAVSHRVGPLEVGEVALACAVAAEHRQEAFTACAELVDEVKRLLPVWKHQRFADGTDEWVNST; this is encoded by the coding sequence ATGACGTCTGCCGCGAACGCGCTCGTCCTGCGGGCCGCGGTCGGCGAGGAGCCGCTCGACGTCGACGAGCACGCCCGCCTCGTCGAGCACCCGGCCGCGGGCGCCGTCGTCACCTTCGCCGGCGTGGTCCGCGACCACGACGGCGGGAAGTCGGTGCACGGCCTGGAGTACAGCGCGCACCCGACCGCGGGCCGGATCGTCGCCGAGGTGGCCGAGCAGGTGGCCGCGGGCTCGCCGGGCGTCCGGGCGCTCGCCGTGAGCCACCGGGTCGGCCCGCTCGAGGTCGGGGAGGTCGCCCTGGCCTGCGCGGTCGCGGCCGAGCACCGGCAGGAGGCCTTCACCGCCTGCGCCGAGCTGGTCGACGAGGTGAAGCGGCTGCTCCCGGTGTGGAAGCACCAGCGCTTCGCCGACGGCACCGACGAGTGGGTCAACTCCACCTGA
- a CDS encoding transglycosylase family protein, protein MTKGPKGRSLLRVAAAGIVAVGATAAISGTANAAPDNVWDQLAQCESGGNWSINTGNGYQGGLQFSPSTWRAYGGSGSASSASRAEQIAVAERVLAAQGWGAWPSCSKKLGITGHSADPGKRVKASAPAAKAAPKKAAPKAAAPKAAGGGYTVKSGDTLSKIAAAHGTSVAKLAAANGIADPDVLSVGQALTLR, encoded by the coding sequence ATGACCAAGGGACCCAAGGGCCGAAGTCTCCTGCGCGTGGCCGCGGCGGGCATCGTCGCGGTCGGCGCGACGGCCGCGATCTCCGGTACCGCCAACGCCGCCCCGGACAACGTCTGGGACCAGCTCGCGCAGTGCGAGAGCGGCGGCAACTGGTCGATCAACACGGGTAACGGGTACCAGGGTGGCCTGCAGTTCTCGCCGTCCACCTGGCGCGCCTACGGCGGCAGCGGGTCGGCGAGCAGCGCGAGCCGCGCCGAGCAGATCGCCGTCGCCGAGCGCGTGCTGGCCGCGCAGGGCTGGGGCGCGTGGCCGTCCTGCTCCAAGAAGCTGGGCATCACCGGCCACTCGGCCGACCCCGGCAAGCGCGTGAAGGCGTCGGCCCCGGCCGCGAAGGCCGCGCCGAAGAAGGCCGCCCCGAAGGCGGCCGCGCCGAAGGCCGCCGGCGGTGGCTACACCGTCAAGTCCGGCGACACCCTGTCGAAGATCGCCGCGGCGCACGGCACCTCGGTCGCGAAGCTCGCCGCCGCGAACGGGATCGCGGACCCGGACGTGCTCAGCGTCGGGCAGGCCCTCACGCTGCGCTGA
- the moaC gene encoding cyclic pyranopterin monophosphate synthase MoaC, which translates to MSSELSHVDEAGAARMVDVSEKQPGRRAAVATGVLHTTAEVVRLLQSDGLPKGDALATARIAGIMGAKRTPDLVPLCHPIAISGVTVDLEPGTDGDAGRIAIRAEVRTTDRTGVEMEALTSVAVAGLTLHDMIKAVDPAAVLDAVRVESKDGGKTGHWTRPGDRP; encoded by the coding sequence GTGAGCAGCGAGCTGAGCCATGTCGACGAGGCCGGGGCGGCCCGCATGGTGGACGTCTCGGAGAAGCAGCCCGGGCGCCGTGCCGCGGTGGCGACCGGCGTCCTGCACACCACCGCCGAGGTGGTGCGGCTGCTGCAGTCCGACGGCCTGCCCAAGGGCGACGCGCTGGCGACCGCGCGGATCGCCGGGATCATGGGCGCCAAGCGGACCCCGGACCTCGTCCCGCTCTGCCACCCGATCGCGATCAGCGGAGTCACCGTCGACCTCGAGCCCGGCACGGACGGGGACGCCGGCCGGATCGCCATCCGGGCCGAGGTGCGGACCACCGACCGCACGGGCGTCGAGATGGAGGCCCTGACCTCGGTCGCCGTCGCGGGTCTCACGCTGCACGACATGATCAAGGCCGTCGACCCGGCCGCCGTGCTCGACGCCGTCCGGGTGGAGAGCAAGGACGGCGGCAAGACCGGGCACTGGACGCGGCCCGGGGACCGGCCGTGA
- a CDS encoding MogA/MoaB family molybdenum cofactor biosynthesis protein, whose protein sequence is MSTGRTARVVTASNRAAAGVYADRGGPLITEWLRERGYATPDPVVVPDGEPVGEALRAAVTDGVDVVVTTGGTGISPTDATPEVTRAVLDHEVPGLADAIRRAGEDAVPTAVLSRGVAGVAGRTLIVNLPGSPGGVKDGLGVLGRVLDHAVDQLHGGDHR, encoded by the coding sequence GTGAGCACCGGCCGCACCGCACGCGTCGTCACGGCCTCCAACCGGGCCGCCGCGGGCGTGTACGCCGACCGGGGCGGGCCCCTCATCACCGAATGGCTGCGCGAGCGCGGCTACGCCACCCCCGACCCCGTCGTCGTGCCGGACGGCGAGCCCGTCGGGGAGGCGCTGCGGGCAGCCGTCACCGACGGCGTCGACGTGGTCGTGACCACCGGCGGGACCGGGATCTCCCCCACCGACGCCACCCCCGAGGTCACCCGGGCGGTGCTGGACCACGAGGTGCCCGGGCTGGCCGACGCGATCCGGCGGGCCGGGGAGGACGCGGTCCCCACGGCCGTCCTGTCCCGGGGCGTGGCCGGGGTGGCGGGCCGGACCCTGATCGTCAACCTGCCCGGGTCCCCGGGCGGTGTGAAGGACGGTCTCGGCGTGCTCGGGCGCGTCCTCGACCACGCCGTCGACCAGCTCCACGGAGGTGACCACCGATGA
- a CDS encoding MoxR family ATPase has product MNDTAPAGAPLGHPAPGSPDELAKALRATGYLADDGLATATYLAMQMNRPLFCEGEPGTGKTALAQALAEILGTPLIRLQCHEGIDAGQALYDWDFPRQLLHLRTLEAAGGDFDVDSVEASLYDERFLLARPVLRALRTTPSVLLIDEIDRADDEFEAFLLEVLTEHAVTIPEIGEVRAETPPIVVLTSNRTREVHDALKRRCLYLWLEHPTIEREIEILHSRLPDVPERLAAAVARAVQKLRHADLIKPPGVAETLDWARALQLVGARHLDVGTAARTLGAVLKYREDADRVHQQLDALLAS; this is encoded by the coding sequence GTGAACGACACCGCACCCGCCGGCGCCCCGCTCGGCCACCCGGCCCCCGGGAGCCCGGACGAGCTCGCCAAGGCGCTGCGCGCGACCGGCTACCTGGCCGACGACGGCCTGGCCACGGCCACCTACCTGGCCATGCAGATGAACCGTCCGCTGTTCTGCGAGGGCGAGCCCGGGACCGGCAAGACCGCGCTGGCCCAGGCACTCGCCGAGATCCTCGGCACACCTCTGATCCGGCTGCAGTGCCACGAGGGCATCGACGCCGGCCAGGCGCTCTACGACTGGGACTTCCCCCGCCAGCTGCTGCACCTGCGCACGCTGGAGGCCGCGGGCGGCGACTTCGACGTCGACTCGGTGGAGGCCTCCCTCTACGACGAGCGCTTCCTGCTCGCCCGCCCGGTCCTGCGCGCGCTGCGCACCACGCCCTCGGTCCTGTTGATCGACGAGATCGACCGGGCCGACGACGAGTTCGAGGCCTTCCTGCTCGAGGTGCTCACCGAGCACGCCGTCACCATCCCCGAGATCGGGGAGGTCCGGGCCGAGACGCCCCCGATCGTCGTCCTCACCTCCAACCGGACCCGCGAGGTGCACGACGCGCTCAAGCGCCGCTGCCTCTACCTCTGGCTCGAGCACCCGACGATCGAACGCGAGATCGAGATCCTGCACAGCAGGCTGCCCGACGTCCCGGAGCGGCTCGCCGCGGCGGTGGCGCGGGCGGTGCAGAAGCTGCGCCACGCCGACCTCATCAAGCCCCCGGGGGTCGCCGAGACCCTCGACTGGGCGCGGGCGCTGCAGCTCGTCGGGGCCCGTCACCTCGACGTCGGGACCGCAGCCCGCACGCTCGGCGCCGTCCTCAAGTACCGCGAGGACGCCGACCGGGTGCACCAGCAGCTCGACGCGCTGCTGGCGTCGTAG